One window of Salegentibacter sp. Hel_I_6 genomic DNA carries:
- a CDS encoding CcoQ/FixQ family Cbb3-type cytochrome c oxidase assembly chaperone yields the protein MFKFVKGHMESIDGVMIYPLISLLIFFIFFVVLFLWVITAKKKDIDEVSQLPLDNNQENQQL from the coding sequence ATGTTCAAATTTGTTAAAGGCCATATGGAAAGTATAGACGGTGTAATGATCTACCCGTTAATTTCCCTACTTATTTTCTTCATTTTTTTTGTAGTCCTCTTTCTATGGGTAATTACTGCAAAAAAGAAAGACATCGATGAGGTTAGCCAACTTCCCTTAGATAATAACCAGGAAAATCAACAATTATGA